A genomic region of Caenorhabditis elegans chromosome V contains the following coding sequences:
- the lys-7 gene encoding Lysozyme-like protein 7 (Confirmed by transcript evidence) has product MAHKSIVIFSVLAVLCHSASVKVPPIVDSSLPVKFSEVIAEPAPNVPSNLASYAYALDIYVQTTLSQLQCIKQAGYCAVFVRAYNPAGQGSFDTSSCVTIQNAYKAGLGIEIYMTPQPVSNKQGYQQLDEIIQGLTARAITVRAIWIQVTSPTNWPNNANSNINFINSIVSRARQSGLTVGIYTSYYDWNQITTGWSNIGNDVLLWYWNVYSGGVTGETPANFNDFRKFGCWTAPSVKQFAQDETVCGITVNRDVYLAGNVLKAVEEDGKIYAGGFVQGSLKI; this is encoded by the exons atggCCCACAAATCGATTGTCATTTTCTCAGTACTTGCAGTACTCTGCCATTCGGCATCAGTCAAGGTTCCCCCGATTGTTGACTCATCCCTTCCAGTCAAATTCAGTGAAGTCATTGCGGAGCCTGCTCCAAATGTGCCGTCAAACTTGGCATCTTATGCTTACGCCTTGGATATTTATGTCCAAACCACGCTCAGCCAACTGCAATGCATTAAACAAGCGGGTTATTGTGCAGTTTTCGTTCG TGCATACAACCCAGCAGGACAAGGATCCTTTGACACCAGCTCTTGCGTCACTATTCAAAATGCTTATAAAGCTGGACTCGGAATTGAGATTTATATGACTCCACAGCCCGTTTCAAACAAGCAAGGCTACCAACAGTTGGATGAGATCATCCAGGGATTGACTGCAAGAGCGATCACAGTCAGAGCAATCTGGATTCAGGTCACTTCGCCAACTAACTGGCCAAATAACGCGAATAGCAATATTAACTTCATCAACAGTATTGTCTCCAGAGCCAGA CAATCCGGATTAACTGTCGGAATCTACACCTCCTACTACGACTGGAATCAGATCACGACCGGATGGAGCAACATTGGAAATGATGTTCTCCTCTGGTATTGGAATGTGTACAGCGGTGGAGTCACTGGAGAAACTCCTGCCAACTTCAATGACTTCCGTAAATTTGGATGCTGGACAGCTCCATCTGTCAAGCAGTTTGCGCAAGATGAGACAGTCTGTGGTATCACTGTCAACAGAGATGTTTATCTAGCTGGAAATGTGCTCAAGGCTGTTGAAGAAGACGGGAAGATTTATGCTGGAGGATTTGTGCAAggaagtctgaaaatttga
- the srbc-33 gene encoding Serpentine Receptor, class BC (Class B-like) (Confirmed by transcript evidence), translating into MDMIIYLICSLGAVSGFITVLLNARLIWKIVLKKANRNDDMQLFYYRFLTDTCFGTFLFCNIVYTILSMNFPEFMVNYNSFIVYSALPWSHFAACRSAIALSISFERFIAAYFPILYRTTRSKIPNWLIFLLAISFGFSEEIWLFKFCDYKLDIPSNCKVFGCAVNSCFYSFWTIHKSIIFFSILVFSILISIKLFIWNTNGQSSNQISKANRLALLDTFVVLLFDFLPSFCGTMWPTAPVFSFDVVGPYNSVLKIIGCAIESIVVSRLLVLRKDENSVSIQNVAVRKASSRYSKT; encoded by the exons ATGGATATGATAATTTACTTGATATGCTCTCTTGGAGCTGTAAGTGGTTTTATCACTGTCTTATTGAATGCGAGgttgatttggaaaattgtttt GAAGAAAGCGAATCGAAATGACGACATGCAGTTGTtctattatcgatttttaacggACACAtgttttggcacttttt tgttttgcAATATTGTGTACACTATTCTGTCAAtgaattttcccgaatttaTGGTCAATTACAACAGTTTCATTGTATACTCCGCGCTTCCTTGGTCACATTTTGCAGCCTGCCGATCTGCAATCGCCCTATCAATATCATTCGAAAGGTTCATTGCCgcatattttccaattttgtacCGTACAACCAGGAGCAAAATCCCAAACTGGCTTATTTTCCTGCTCGCCATATCTTTCGGGTTTTCCGAGGAGATATGGCTCTTTAAGTTTTGCGACTACAAACTGGATATCCCATCAAACTGTAAAGTATTTGGATGCGCGGTGAACTCTTGTTTCTACAGCTTTTGGACAATTCATAAAAGT ataatatttttctcgATCCTGGTGTTTTCTATACTGATATCTATAAAACTATTTATCTGGAATACTAATGGGCAATCTAgcaatcaaatttccaaagcCAATAGGCTAGCTTTATTAGACACCTTTGTGGTTCTactatttgattttcttccaTCATTTTGCGGGACTATGTGGCCTACTGCACcagttttttcatttgat GTCGTCGGTCCCTACAACTCAGTACTGAAAATCATCGGATGCGCCATAGAATCAATAGTTGTATCTAGACTTTTGGTGCTTAGGAAAGATGAGAATTCAGTTAGTATTCAGAACGTGGCGGTTAGAAAAGCATCGTCAAGATACTCGAAAACAtga
- the srbc-32 gene encoding Serpentine Receptor, class BC (Class B-like) (Confirmed by transcript evidence) produces the protein MDIIITVVCLLGAVSSLVTIVLNGNLVWKIVLKKSKRNDDLQLFYYRFTMDICFSTCLLVYIIFVILTMEVPHLFSNHRGLIVTLGLPWSNFATCRSAIALAISLERLIAAYFPIRYRTARNKIPNFSIFSMAVAFALSEELVLFGFCSYSFDIPPNCRAFGCAVNQCFYNFWTAHRTIIFAIILVSSILLSVKLFVWNNSKGKQSSKHLSKTNRLALLNTCTVFIFDFVPSFFGTMWPTAPMFNFDLVGPYNAVSKITGCAIDSFLVSRLLLKKDHGVAASTVTTILQKVSRNSSL, from the exons ATGGACATCATTATAACAGTTGTTTGCCTTTTGGGAGCAGTGAGCTCACTTGTTACAATTGTTCTGAATGGGAATTTggtttggaaaattgttct gaaaaaatctaAACGAAATGACGACTTGCAACTCTTCTACTACCGTTTCACAATGGACATTTGCTTTTCGACTTGCT TGCTCGTCTACATTATTTTTGTGATACTTACAATGGAGGTACCCCACTTATTCAGTAATCATCGTGGTCTCATAGTGACCCTGGGCCTTCCATGGTCCAACTTTGCCACGTGTCGGTCTGCAATTGCGCTGGCAATTTCACTCGAGAGACTCATCGCTGCGTATTTTCCAATTAGATACCGAACAGCTAGGAACAAAATTCcgaacttttccattttctccatGGCTGTTGCATTTGCCCTATCCGAAGAGCTTGTGCTCTTCGGATTTTGCTCCTACAGTTTTGACATTCCTCCAAACTGCCGAGCATTCGGATGCGCAGTGAATCAATGCTTCTATAACTTTTGGACAGCTCACAGAACT ATAATATTTGCCATAATTCTTGTATCCTCTATATTGCTGTCAGTGAAATTGTTTGTGTGGAACAATTCCAAAGGCAAACAGAGCAGCAAGCATCTTTCGAAg ACAAACCGACTAGCCCTTCTGAACACCTGCACTGTCTTCATTTTTGACTTTGTCCCATCTTTCTTCGGAACCATGTGGCCTACAGCACCAATGTTCAACTTTGAT CTCGTCGGGCCCTACAATGCTGTCTCTAAAATCACTGGGTGTGCAATTGACTCGTTCCTCGTCTCCAGACTTCTGCTGAAAAAAGATCATGGAGTTGCAGCAAGTACTGTAACAACTATACTTCAAAAAGTCTCAAGAAATTCGTCCTTATAA
- the srbc-36 gene encoding Serpentine Receptor, class BC (Class B-like) (Partially confirmed by transcript evidence), giving the protein MDLIIIFVCTLGIICAFITILLNINLVVRIVLNASRRKVDMQLFYYRFTLDIFFGTCLLLYIVFILLSMEAPDFMLQYRSLIVYLALPWSNVAACRSIIALTISFDRFIAAYFPISYLQKRSKILTWPIFLIAIFFGLSEELTLFGFCSYDMEIPSTCRVFGCAMNKCFYNFWTIHRSVIFSLIVIFSIMLSIRLFIWNMVKNKKNKNNLSKANRLALLDMCTVLLFDFLPSFCGNMWPTAPIFSFDHVGPYNAALKITGCAIEALVVTLVLMFRQTKKSSSIQPGTIVKNSKNSRL; this is encoded by the exons ATGGATCTCATCATAATCTTTGTCTGTACGCTGGGAATTATTTGCGCATTTATCACAATACTGCTTAATATCAATTTGGTTGTGAGAATTGTTCT AAATGCATCCAGACGAAAAGTTGACATGCAACTTTTCTACTATCGTTTCACTCTGGACATCTTTTTTGGAACTTGCT tacttCTTTACATTGTATTCATCCTCTTATCAATGGAAGCCCCCGATTTCATGCTCCAATACCGCAGTCTCATTGTCTATTTGGCCCTCCCTTGGTCCAACGTTGCAGCTTGTAGATCTATAATTGCCCTTACAATTTCCTTCGATAGATTTATCGCCGCCTACTTCCCAATCTCATATCTTCAAAAACGAAGCAAAATTCTGACTTGGCCAATTTTCCTGATAGCTATTTTCTTTGGACTTTCCGAAGAGCTAACACTTTTTGGATTCTGCTCATATGATATGGAAATTCCGTCGACCTGCCGAGTATTCGGGTGTGCAATGAACAAGtgcttttataatttttggacAATTCACAGAAGT GTCATATTTTCCTTGATAGTGATATTTTCCATTATGCTGTCAATAAGACTATTCATTTGGAACATggtgaaaaataagaaaaataagaataaccTTTCCAAG gcaaatcgtcTAGCTCTACTTGACATGTGTACGGTGCTCTTATTCGATTTTCTTCCATCATTTTGCGGCAATATGTGGCCCACGGCGccaattttttcgtttgat CACGTCGGACCGTACAATGCGGCGCTGAAAATCACGGGATGTGCTATCGAAGCGTTGGTTGTAACACTGGTTTTGATGTTCAgacaaactaaaaaatcatCAAGTATTCAGCCGGGAACGATcgtgaaaaactcgaaaaattctagactttga